Proteins encoded together in one Eublepharis macularius isolate TG4126 chromosome 2, MPM_Emac_v1.0, whole genome shotgun sequence window:
- the LOC129324741 gene encoding zinc finger protein 420-like has protein sequence MESWVRECRPETSCQAVALAEGFLLSQAEDKNPDQEVQENIECYPGAAFLGEALKPTINSLPTLCSRNKATSTWSEQGPVTFEDVSVHFTKEEWALLDAEKRSLYKEVMEENFQNVASLGLLVPKPESISIIQGNGHPFFQDPEERERSAGTNLFVRTIFWCIRIGPPWLAFIHWRRERFLKRKQSKIDRKDFSNSLTSLLFIPEIEGTQRKPQEELEELPLEGEQKRSSIGTKGEESSHQQIHTGEKPHKCELCGKSFVQNGNLTVHQRIHILEKPYNCAECGKSFFQNEEFTIHQRIHTRVKPYKCMECGKSFVRNTHLTVHRRIHTGEKPYKCVECGKSFAHSARLTIHRRSHTGEKPYKCVECGKNFADSSYLTEHQRIHTGEKPYKCVECGKSFADSSYLNVHRRIHTGEKPYKCMECGKSFTRSTHLTLHQRIHTGEKPYKCVECGKSFADKSHFNVHRRIHTGERPYKCVECGKTFAHNPELTVHHRIHTGEKPFECFECGKSFVHSPQLTVHQRIHTGEKPYKCMECGKSFARRALLTVHRQIHTGEKPYKCMDCGKTFARNSRLTVHQRIHTGEKPYKCVECGKSFSDNSYLMDHQRTHTGEKPYKCMECGKSFTQRAHRSVHRRIHRGEKPYKYRESGKTFAKSTHLRDHLRIQTAEKPYKCVECGKMFAQSTALNVHQRMHTGEKPYHCVECGKSFARKPHLIVHRRSHTGEKPYKCVECGKSFPQIAHLIVHRRIHTGERPYHCVDCGKSFLQMAHLTSHRRSHTGEKPYKCMECGKAYAWSTELTIHKRIHTGERPYKCIECGKTYTRKKHLTAHRRIHTGEKPYKRIENGRPLLSVHSLLIIDESGQEKPYKCV, from the exons atggagagctgggtcagggaatgcaGGCCAGAGACCAgttgccaggcagtggccctggcagaagggttCCTCCTGAGCCAAGCAGAGGACAAGAATCCAGACCAGGAG GTGCAGGAAAACATCGAGTGTTACCCGGGAGCAGCTTTTCTGG GTGAGGCCTTGAAACCAACAATAAATTCTTTGCCAACTCTTTGCAGCAGAAATAAAGCAACTTCCACGTGGTCAGAGCAG ggTCCGGTGACCTTCGAGGACGTGTCTGTTCATTTCACCAAGGAGGAGTGGGCTCTACTGGATGCGGAAAAAAGAAGCCTttacaaggaagtcatggaggagaattttcagaatgtggcctctctgg GACTTCTGGTTCCCAAACCTGAGAGTATTTCCATCATTCAAGGAAATGGACATCCATTTTTCCAGGAcccagaagaaagagagagatcagCAGGTACGAACCTCTTTGTACGGACCATTTTCTGGTGTATCCGGATAGGACCTCCTTGGCTAGCCTTCATTCACTGGAGAAGAGAGCGATTTTTGAAGAGGAAACAGTCAAAAATAGATAGGAAAGATTTCTCAAACA GTCTAACGAGTCTCCTCTTTATTCCAGAGATTGAGGGTACCCAAAGAAAGCCTCAGGAAGAACTGGAAGAACTCCCATTGGAAGGAGAACAGAAGAGAAGCAGCATTGGGACAAAAGGGGAGGAATCATCTCATCAACAaattcatacaggagagaaaccacataaatgtgagctctgtgggaagagctttgttcAGAACGGaaaccttactgtccatcaacgaatccacataCTGGAGAAACCCTATAATTGCgccgagtgtggaaagagcttttttcAGAATGAAGAATTTACTATCCATCAACGAATACATACAAGGGTGAAACCGTATAAATgcatggaatgtgggaagagctttgttcGGAATACacatcttactgtccatcgacgaatccacacaggggagaagccatataaatgtgtagagtgtgggaagagctttgctcacaGTGCACGTCTTACTATCCATCGACgaagtcacacaggggagaaaccatataaatgtgtggaatgCGGGAAGAACTTTGCTGACAGTTCATATCTTACTgaacatcaaagaatccacacaggggagaaaccatataaatgtgtggagtgcgGGAAGAGTTTTGCTGACAGTTCATATCTTAAtgtccatcgacgaatccacacaggggagaaaccatataaatgcatggagtgtgggaagagctttacaCGGAGTACACATCTTACTCTCCATCAACGAATAcacacaggtgagaagccatataaatgtgtggagtgtgggaagagctttgctgacAAGTCACATTTTAATGTCCATCGACGAATACACACAGGGGAgagaccatataaatgtgtggagtgtggaaagacCTTTGCTCATAATCCAGAGCTTACTGTCCACCACcgaatccatacaggggagaaaccatttgaATGTtttgagtgtgggaagagctttgttcACAGTCCACAGCTTACTGTTCATCAACgaatacacacaggggagaaaccatataaatgcatggagtgtgggaagagctttgctcggaggGCTCTACTTACTGTTCATCgacaaatccacacaggggagaaaccatacaaatgtatgGACTGTGGGAAGACATTTGCTCGAAATTCAAGGCTTACTgtacatcaaagaatccacacaggggagaagccgtataaatgtgtagagtgtgggaagagcttttctgACAATTCATATCTTATGGACCATCAAcgaactcacacaggggagaaaccatataaatgcatggagtgtgggaagagctttactCAAAGGGCTCACCGTTCtgtccatcgacgaatccacagaggagagaaaccatataaatacaGGGAGAGTGGGAAGACCTTTGCTAAGAGTACACATCTAAGGGACCATCTACGAATCCAGACAgcggagaaaccatataaatgtgtggagtgtgggaagatgTTTGCTCAGAGTACAGCACTTAACGTCCATCaacgaatgcacacaggggagaaaccatatcactgtgtggagtgtgggaagagctttgctcggaaGCCACATCTTATTGTCCATCGACgaagtcacacaggggagaaaccatataaatgtgtggagtgtgggaagagctttcctCAGATAGCCCACCTTATTGTCCATCGCCGAATCCACACCGGCGAGAGACCATATCACTGTGTggattgtgggaagagctttCTTCAGATGGCCCACCTTACTTCCCATCGACGaagccacacaggggagaaaccatataaatgcatggagtgtggaaaggcATATGCTTGGAGTACAGAGCTTACTATCCATAAacgtatccatacaggggagagaCCATATAAATGCATCGAGTGTGGGAAGACCTATACACGGAAAAAACATCTTACTgcccatcgacgaatccacacaggggagaagccatataaacgTATTGAGAATGGAAGACCTTTACTCTCAGTACACAGCTTACTGATCATCGATGAATCTGGacaggagaaaccatataaatgtgtgtag